A portion of the Juglans microcarpa x Juglans regia isolate MS1-56 chromosome 1D, Jm3101_v1.0, whole genome shotgun sequence genome contains these proteins:
- the LOC121267574 gene encoding two-component response regulator-like PRR37 isoform X5 produces the protein MSSYDSMNIVFKCLSKGAVDFLAKPIRKNELKNLWQHVWRKCHSSSDSGSESGIHTQKSTKLKSGEESDNNTGSNDEDDIGSIDLNVRGGSDTGSGTQTSWTKRAAEVDTPQPMSPWEELDDPPDSTCAQVIPSRTEAFGNNWVPVTATREHEGQDHELDLEIGISRIPNLQLENPSAKGLTNLAGTSEEKISEMNSKKDNEKLQKGRVELNSEKPNGETRNQADDLVGLISNDTDPQIEPVVFDIPNGISKVSNLKDKTIFDNKEIPSLELSLKRLRDFGDTGTSAHDRNVLRHSDLSAFSRYNFASNAIQAPTGNVGSSSPHNSSEAEKTESPQKFRSNSNSTHPNQCSNGSSSNNNDMGSTTNNVYTKQVAFSDKPTPNSAFKYLRPSSAFQPVQNGHTSPTQPIIQGKTDAAIASTVSAQTRDIKQPVQVQHHHHHYHHHHHHVHNMPQQKLASQDDLSSKNIAVEAPQCGSSNILSAPLEGKAGYQSMHGNGSGSNHGSNGQNGSITDLNARGTNMESDNGVAGKGGVSDVTGFATRSGIDTNHSAQREAALNKFRQKRKERCFEKKYNLHFYDFGGDTREISLYIIFSRSDTRAGRNWQIRDHEFEDNLFDRQCTRRKARTHIANLTCPIFWNFLHDIDTSCVHEGMEHFHFILGTVGM, from the exons ATGTCATCTTATGATTCTATGAACATAGTCTTTAAGTGTTTGTCAAAGGGTGCAGTCGACTTTTTAGCAAAGCCTATTCGAAAGAATGAGCTTAAGAATCTTTGGCAGCATGTTTGGAGAAAATGCCACAGC TCTAGTGATAGTGGAAGTGAAAGTGGTATACAcacacaaaaatcaacaaaGTTGAAAAGTGGTGAAGAGTCAGACAACAACACTGGAAGcaatgatgaagatgatattGGAAGCATTGATTTGAATGTTAGGGGTGGAAGTGATACTGGAAGTGGCACTCAG ACATCTTGGACAAAAAGGGCAGCAGAGGTTGACACTCCCCAACCTATGTCACCATGGGAAGAGTTAGATGATCCTCCTGATAGCACTTGTGCCCAGGTTATCCCTTCAAGGACTGAAGCCTTTGGCAACAACTGGGTGCCGGTGACGGCAACAAGGGAGCATGAAGGGCAGGATCATGAGCTTG ACTTGGAGATAGGAATATCTAGAATTCCAAATTTGCAGCTTGAAAACCCAAGTGCAAAGGGATTGACCAACTTAGCTGGCACTAGTGAAGAAAAGATCTCTGAAATGAACTCAAAGAAAGATAATGAGAAGCTGCAGAAAGGACGAGTGGAGCTCAACAGTGAGAAACCAAATGGCGAAACAAGGAACCAAGCTGATGATCTAGTGGGTCTGATATCTAACGATACCGATCCTCAGATAGAACCTGTTGTCTTTGACATCCCAAATGGTATCTCCAAGGTATCCAACTTGAAAGATAAGACTATCTTTGACAATAAGGAAATACCTTCCCTTGAACTCAGTTTAAAGAGGCTGAGAGATTTTGGAGACACAGGGACAAGTGCCCATGACCGAAATGTTTTGAGACATTCAGACCTTTCAGCCTTCTCAAG GTATAATTTTGCATCAAATGCTATTCAGGCTCCAACAGGGAATGTTGGTAGCTCTTCTCCTCATAACAGCTCAGAGGCAGAAAAAACTGAATCACCGCAAAAATTTCGATCTAACTCTAATAGCACACATCCCAATCAGTGTTCCAATGGTagtagtagtaataataatgaCATGGGCTCAACTACTAATAATGTTTATACTAAACAAGTGGCATTCAGTGACAAGCCAACACCCAATTCTGCATTCAAATATCTTCGTCCGTCCTCTGCCTTCCAACCAGTGCAAAATGGCCATACTTCTCCCACTCAGCCCATAATACAAGGTAAGACAGATGCAGCAATAGCTAGCACGGTTTCGGCACAAACAAGGGACATCAAACAGCCGGTCCAAGTCCagcaccatcatcatcattatcaccaccaccaccaccatgtGCATAACATGCCCCAGCAGAAGCTAGCCAGCCAAGATGATTTATCTTCTAAAAACATTGCAGTGGAAGCTCCACAGTGTGGGTCTTCAAACATATTGAGTGCACCTCTTGAGGGCAAGGCTGGCTATCAAAGTATGCATGGAAATGGCTCGGGAAGTAACCACGGGAGCAATGGGCAGAATGGAAGCATCACAGATTTAAATGCTAGAGGAACAAACATGGAAAGTGATAACGGGGTAGCTGGAAAAGGGGGAGTGAGTGATGTAACAGGATTTGCAACCAGAAGTGGAATTGATACAAACCATTCTGCACAAAGAGAGGCTGCTTTAAATAAATTCCGtcagaagagaaaagagagatgcTTTGAGAAGAAG TATAATCTTCATTTCTATGATTTTGGAGGAGATACGAGAGAAATATCTCTTTACATAATCTTCTCCAGGTCCGATACCAGAGCAGGAAGAAACTGGCAGATCAGAGACCACGAATTCGAGGACAATTTGTTCGACAGGCAGTGCACAAGAAGGAAAGCAAGGACACACATTGCTAACCTTACTTGTCCCATATTCTGGAATTTTCTACATGATATTGACACCAGCTGTGTACACGAGGGGATGGAGCATTTCCATTTCATATTGGGGACAGTGGGCATGTGA